GTCTGGTAATCTTATCGAGGCTATCGATCACTGCTTGACCTAACTGTTCCCCAGCACTCAGAAGCGGCGTTGAAGAAAAATTTAAAACCACTCCATGTCTTCTATTATTCAACTTCCTCCCTCCGCACGCCCTGCAGATTCCGTTCCATTGAAATATGGGATCATCGTACACAGTGGTTTCCAAGCGCTCGACGTCTTCGGCCCTTTGGATGCGTTGAACGCGCTATCACTTTGTTACCCTCTGCAACTCTTTATAATTGCCGAAACACTGGATCCGGTCTCGACAAAGCCACCAGGATCCCTTGGTAATCCGACTTCCAATTTTGCGCAATCTATCGTCCCTACGCATACCTTCGACACTGTTCCGGCACTCGATGTCCTGATTGTGCCAGGAGGAGTTGGCAATAGAATACCTGAAGTCGTTGCACGGGCCATAGAATACATCGCGGATGTATACCCATCTCTTCAATTTTTGTTGACGGTGTGTACTGGATCCAGGTTGGTGGCGGAGGCTGGGGTATTAGATGGGCGAAAGGCAACGACCAATAAAGCAGCCTGGGCGCGCACTATTGCTTATAGACCCCAGGTCAATTGGGTGCCACACGCTCGGTGGGTCGTGGACGGAAACATTTGGACAGCATCCGGCGTCAGTGCAGGCATCGATCTAATCTTCGCATACATCGGTGAAGTCTACGGAGAAGAGGTGGCTACTTTATTATCAAATTTCATGGAATATGAGAGACATCAAGACTCGACTTGGGATCCGTATGCAGAACTGTATTCATTGTAGGGCCGTTTCAAGAACTGTGGTCAATATTTTCCCTCATCCCACTGCACGTACGCCACCGTCAACTCGCTAGATCAATACGTGTCTGTAAACTCACGCCGTGATGTGGGTTGGTACAATCATTACGTGCGGAAATTCCCGGACACTGATGTTCCCAAGGAACACGATGGTtgttctttcctttccttcagTTTCTCAGACTCCTGAAGGCGAATTCTCAGAGTTTGACGTTGAGAACGAGCTTTCAGATCTGTAGCAATCCGTTTGTTAAATGGAAGAAAACATATGTTACGTGAAATGTTCTTTCAAGTTCACTATCTCGCTCTCTAGAAAAGACAATCGATATAGGCACGCCTTTTGTGATCTTGCGCCATCCTTATAAAATATATCCGCCTGATCCAGATATAAacatattttcaaatttcATCCTCTTAAAATGGCTTCATGATATGAGCTGTTCTCCGTCTCCTTTCGTCAATCTTGCTGCCAGCATCATGTCCCTTGTCCCTGGCAAATATTGCAATACGTGACCTCTAGCCACCTTGCACTCTACTCAAGCTTTTAAGGATGGTAGTACATGCCTCTGCTATCACGGCTTGGCTAGTAAGCTATTTCTTAGACTTCAAGCTCTTTATGTATCTGCAGACGACGTTAGTCATGCTCCGACACTTTATCCTCAGAACCCACTCTTTCTGCCGCACTCATGATCAGGTTTTTCCGGGAGGGCTGTGAGTCTCCACCCACTTGCGGTTCCAGATCGCTCAGACCGTTGAGGGCTCCATCTCTCCAGAGTCAAGTCTGATTTCGGCGTTGGGCCCTCTTCGGCGGCGATGCTCAGTGTGAGAGTTGGCAAAGGCACGATAGTACTCAGGAGTAAAGTTGTTTTATGTACGTGCCTCAACATCTCATACTATATCGTGGCCAGTATCTTTCGAAGATGCTGAAGTTATTGTAGTGCATCCTTCTCTACTCTCCGTCCAATAAAGTTAAGGGCGCGTTTGGGAAGTACGGAGATAACCAGATGGCGTACCACAACTGAAGTCCGAAGTTTCCCTGCTTGTTCTCAGCATTCATGTGGACGATATCTTGTGCAAATCTAAAAATCAGCAGTTAATGTACACGATGTGCAACATGCCCCTTCACGTTGCCGCAGTTGGTGAGCTCTCATACTCACGTTTTGCCCACGTTATGCTCCAACGTATCTCACCAACTCGAACATCAAAATGGTGCGGGCGAAAACGGACGTATTTTTATGATTGACTTCCAATTTGTAAAACGTTGAATTTCAAGGTGGATCATTCCAAAGTCAACTTCTAGCCTGGAATCCGACGTTATGTTTATTTTCAAGCTCTCAAAACGTGTATTCGTACTTCTATCTGAAGATGTGGGGCTTGTCTGGCCGAGGTTGATTTGCACGTGTCACCGGCGACCCTGAACTTCCACCTCTTGGACGAGCACGTTGCAATGCATCACGGATTTTGCTCTTTGGACAACACCACTCCGACGAGCACTTCTTCTCATCATCAATTAATTCAACAGCAACGCTTCCTCATTGCTACAGCGAAATAATCATCGGAATCTCTCACACATAGCGCACACGCATAGTCAATGGCGGCTTCAATGTCCTGCTGTAGAGATCAACGGCCGAATGACCTCCATTTGATGAAGCTGCAGATGCCCCGTATTGGGGTACTACAAACATACTCTCCCACGTGCAGACAGGCGCAGATTTGCTGAAAAGGATAAAACAGAACTGTACGATCTATTAGCATGCCCCACCATAAATTTCGCCCTGGTATCTACTAGTACCTATCCACCTACCCACATTTTATTCCCGCCAGCACACGACCAGGACTGACAATGACCGCTCCTTCGCTCTCCACCGTTCGAACGATCACTTCGTCTCTAAATGTTCTACACATTCGAGCCGACGATACCGTCTGCCCGACCTATCACAATGCCTTCTCCGACCCAGATGCAGACGCCGTCCTTCGATCTTATCAAGGAACGCTGTATCGTGTTCACTCCTATACTCTCCGTACAACATCAGGGCTTTTTGAGACAATGTTTACTCTTCCTCAGCCCAATTCTCGGCATTCAAGCGACTGCGAAGAACCCAGCATGTCAAAAATAAACCTTCCATCTGTTCTCGACGTCTACGAGTCAGACTTTGTTCTCGAACGACTTCTCAGGCTTCTCACGGGGCTCCCCCTACCACGGTGGAACTcgattgaagaaattgagcgTGTTCTGACCGTCGCTGAAAAATGGGACACACCAGGTCCGATATCGACGATGCGATACGCGCTCAGCTCGCATCAGTTTCTCCAAAGCCACCCCCTTAAATGTTATATGCTTGCTACTCACTTTGGCTGGGACGCCGAGGCAAAACTAGCCTCCACACATACCCTGACACTCAACCTGAACGACAAAATTCACTCTTCCGTCATCGATCAAATGACCTCGAAGGACTTGCTTCCTTTGCTCGACCTACATCGAAAGCGTCGAGATATGTTCCGAGAGCTCCTAAACAGTCCTGAGAGATTTGCAGCCGGAAATAGGTCAGTCCCTGAGTTCTATTTATTTTCTTCCCCTGTACTTACTTCGTACCAGCTCTCCGTATCATTGCAACCGATGCGGGGTAACCGAGCTGGATAACTACGCTTGGCGTGCGTTTAAACATGCAATGTTTCTGGAGATAGAACGGAGGCCACTGGGAGACACTCTTGGTCTTGCTTCAGGAGAGGCCGCTGAATGGCCGGAGTCATTAGCTTGTTGGCAGGCCAAGTGTCCAAAGGGAGGCTGCGGAGGATTAAATTACGACCGGATAGCCACACTAAGGCAAATCAGGCTGTGCATATCACTTCTTCCAACGACTATCGAAACATGACATTTTAGAGGCGGACGCCACTGGGGGCTTTTAGACTAGAGGTCGCAATCTATAGAACAAAACTCTCAAGGACGAAGTAGAAATAGATCAATATTCATGGATTGCGCTCTGGCTGAGAACAAGcgatattgatttttttataAATTGCTAAAGCCTAAAGTGCTCCGATGTCGTGATTACGATAACATAGGGGTCCATAGCATATGATGACTGTCTGCTGATTGAGAACGAATTGCAATCGAGACTACTAACCTTTTGATTAAAAAATTCACCCGATTTATCGTTATTTGCGAATGGGACGGGTATCCGACTGGTAAGAAAATTACAGCAGAAATTACAGCAGGAGCGTTGGATTCCAATTTATTCGTCGGAGGCAGGATATGTCCATGTAGACGTTGCTAATCTGGCACGAGTTGTAACCAGCCAAAGGGATATCTAGCTTGGGTTTTTAACGTGGGTCTATTCAGATATCTATTGACACAATGGTTTGCTATACCGTCACTCCACGATTTACTAGAAATGACACTCTAGCTATATCATCTAGATGTTCCACACAACAGGGGAAATTTGACCAAGCTCCAGCGGCGCCAGCTCTGCAAATGCCTGGTGACTGAGGCTGATATTAAATGATCCCTCTCCGGCAAGGAAAAGATCGGTAAATGTCACGTCTATGTTTGTCCCTTGGTCTACAAATGCCGTTCGGGATGCATGAGTGTCTAAACGTCTCTGTGGGGATGTATACGTACAGCTGACATGTACTGTAGAGCAACAGTTCTCTCCATTGGGGAACATGTCGACGGGTAGAGCAACGCGGTAATCAGTGGTCGGGCATTGAACTGGGCAAGGAGTTGTTCCAAGGGAGTCCCAAGTTGCTAAATCACGAGAATGTATGTAAGCCACTGATAATGGAAGTTGCATAGAACTAGGAAGATGCTTGCCTCTACCGGTGTAGGCATTTACTGAGATAAGATTGGCTGCTGTGGACAAAAATCCGAGTAGAAAAAGACGGGAGAACATGGTGAGTGAAGCTGTAGGCTCAGTGTCTGAATTTATGAGAACAATCAGTCCAAAAGTCTTGTATTTTATATCTTTCAGCTCCAATATAAATAGCGCCTGCCGTCTGGATAATGCTGAATGATCTTCCACCTAATCATTCTATGGGGAACGTTCTGACAAGCATAAAATATTGTTGCGACATCCAAGTCCATTCCAGCCCGTATTATACGCATTACATCACCATATAGATGCATGACAAGTTCGTGTTATAGCCGGATAATGCGAACCCTTCGTTTGCAGTTATACTACGAGAAATTATGTTTTGAACGAGCGCCTATTTCAAAATAGGCAAGGGTCATCAGGCGGCCAACTCATATATAGAGTGCGTGAAATTACAAGGAAGATCAGTGCTTCTGGAAGGCCTTGCATCAATATTGGAGGCTACAGATGTACTCAGTGATGGTCAATTCTCTATCTAATGGAGATGCGACCCGTACACTGCGGTTATTCACGGGCGGCCCTAATGAATTAGAGCCAATCCTAAATACCGTCGGCTCCACAATCATCGGCGCCTTACTATGATTTG
This portion of the Psilocybe cubensis strain MGC-MH-2018 chromosome 12, whole genome shotgun sequence genome encodes:
- a CDS encoding Isonitrile hydratase, yielding MSSIIQLPPSARPADSVPLKYGIIVHSGFQALDVFGPLDALNALSLCYPLQLFIIAETLDPVSTKPPGSLGNPTSNFAQSIVPTHTFDTVPALDVLIVPGGVGNRIPEVVARAIEYIADVYPSLQFLLTVCTGSRLVAEAGVLDGRKATTNKAAWARTIAYRPQVNWVPHARWVVDGNIWTASGVSAGIDLIFAYIGEVYGEEVATLLSNFMEYERHQDSTWDPYAELYSL